A region of Chitinophaga horti DNA encodes the following proteins:
- a CDS encoding ADP-ribosylglycohydrolase family protein — protein MDHIYKAALFGVAAGDALGVPVEFTSRESLKSNPVTDMRAFGTHRQPAGTFSDDGSLTFCLAASMAEGFSLEDTAQRFIQWSRNGYWAAHGEVFDIGNTTRIAIDRLARGIQPDLAGGFGSEDNGNGSLMRILPLVFHIRHLPVEERYALTKQVSAITHGHIRSVIACFYYLEFARQLLDGVDKFQAYKRVEDIVKSYLQQLRINQEEVKIFSRLLNEEIWHIPEIAIQSGGYVVHSLEASIWCLLNNDNFSDTVLQAVNLGSDTDTTGAIAGGLAGLLYGFEAIPSDWVNAMARKDDIMALAEQLAVRYGA, from the coding sequence ATGGACCATATTTATAAAGCCGCCCTCTTTGGCGTGGCTGCAGGCGACGCACTGGGCGTGCCTGTTGAGTTTACCAGCCGTGAAAGCCTGAAATCCAACCCAGTTACCGACATGCGGGCATTTGGCACCCACCGGCAGCCCGCAGGCACCTTTTCCGACGACGGCTCTCTTACTTTCTGTTTGGCTGCGAGTATGGCCGAAGGCTTCAGCCTGGAAGATACTGCGCAGCGTTTTATTCAATGGTCGCGGAACGGCTATTGGGCGGCGCATGGCGAAGTATTCGATATCGGCAACACCACCCGTATTGCGATCGACCGCCTGGCGCGGGGCATACAGCCCGATCTGGCAGGCGGCTTCGGCAGCGAAGACAACGGCAACGGATCACTTATGCGCATCCTGCCACTCGTATTTCACATACGCCATCTTCCGGTAGAGGAACGGTACGCACTAACCAAACAGGTATCTGCCATCACACACGGGCATATACGCTCAGTGATCGCATGTTTCTATTACCTGGAGTTTGCCCGGCAATTGCTGGATGGCGTGGACAAGTTCCAGGCTTACAAACGCGTGGAAGACATCGTAAAGTCGTACCTGCAGCAGTTGCGAATCAACCAGGAAGAGGTAAAGATATTTTCGCGCCTGTTGAACGAAGAGATATGGCATATACCGGAGATCGCGATCCAAAGCGGCGGCTATGTGGTACATTCGCTGGAAGCCTCCATCTGGTGCTTGTTGAACAATGATAATTTTAGCGATACCGTATTACAGGCGGTGAATCTTGGCAGCGATACCGACACCACCGGCGCCATTGCAGGCGGACTGGCCGGGTTGCTGTACGGCTTTGAGGCCATCCCCTCCGACTGGGTAAATGCGATGGCGCGTAAGGACGATATTATGGCGCTGGCGGAGCAGCTGGCTGTGAGATATGGCGCATAG
- a CDS encoding Dabb family protein, with product MSKASRRQFLANAGKAAAVTAITPFLASAPAAAAANADGPFIHHVYFWLKNATSKDDKAKLVAGLRKLSSAKTIAQFYIGQPAPTNRDVIDRSYAVSWLLFFKNKEDQDAYQTDPIHLKFIEECSSLWSRVVVYDSIDV from the coding sequence ATGAGTAAAGCATCCAGGAGACAGTTTTTGGCTAACGCCGGTAAAGCCGCAGCCGTTACCGCCATCACGCCTTTTCTGGCGAGTGCACCCGCCGCAGCCGCCGCCAATGCAGACGGCCCGTTTATCCATCACGTTTACTTCTGGCTGAAGAATGCTACCAGTAAGGACGATAAGGCTAAACTCGTGGCAGGACTGAGGAAACTATCATCCGCCAAAACCATTGCCCAATTCTATATTGGTCAGCCCGCGCCGACTAACCGCGACGTAATCGACCGCTCTTACGCGGTTTCCTGGTTGCTGTTCTTCAAAAATAAAGAAGACCAGGACGCTTACCAGACAGATCCTATCCACCTGAAATTCATCGAAGAATGTTCTTCTTTGTGGAGCCGTGTGGTAGTGTATGATTCGATCGACGTGTAA
- a CDS encoding DUF3858 domain-containing protein, translated as MPLKFTSIVMLCCGLFTLQATAQDKLDVTFGKVVPEDFNKTFTADPDAPAVVLFDIGSTTFETDGGWFQLIFKRHRRVKIVNKNGYDAASEAIPVYVDGMDEERLSNLKGATYNLENGKVVATELESKSVFKDKYDKKRALKKFTMPNVKEGSIVEYSYTITSDFLFNLQPWEFQSTDYPILWSEYKVGIPSWIDYIMLRKGYVKEHIPDKPETKSRTYSFRFEGGGHAATQTYSDVVSVVHHRWVYKDVPALKQEDFTTTIDNHLASVRFQQSAVRIPDQPVKPVLTTWEKLYEKYMEDENLGALLKANNYFLDDQVASLTRGADSKKEKARRIYEFVRDNYTCTNHSRVGMDNSLKTTFSKKNGNVTEINMLLIAMLNKAEIDAYPMILSTRNNGVAYSFYPIFDMFNYTVCAVNDGEKFYYLDASHPYLGFGRLDASCYNGHARILNPLTVGKELSPDSLRERKFTTVMVSPDENGELRGIWKQTPTYFESCAMRERIKESGESSYFSNLSKSYAGEAKLAKTKIDHLAEKESSLGIEYEFLAQEDSKADVLYFSPMFTEAYKHNPFKSTERTYPVEMPCAIDESFTFALIVPEGYAAEELPKSVKVTYGDNEGLFEYLLADAGGTLQMRCRLKLNRATFEPDEYNDLRSFFDMIVKKQAEQIVLKKKK; from the coding sequence ATGCCCTTGAAATTTACCAGCATCGTGATGCTATGTTGTGGTTTGTTCACCTTGCAAGCCACTGCCCAGGATAAACTGGACGTTACGTTCGGAAAAGTTGTTCCCGAAGACTTTAATAAGACTTTTACCGCAGATCCGGATGCGCCGGCTGTTGTGCTGTTCGATATTGGCAGTACCACTTTCGAAACGGATGGTGGCTGGTTTCAGCTGATATTTAAACGCCATCGCCGCGTGAAGATCGTGAACAAGAACGGCTATGATGCGGCCAGTGAAGCTATTCCCGTATACGTCGACGGCATGGACGAAGAACGCCTGTCTAACCTGAAAGGCGCTACGTACAACCTCGAGAACGGCAAGGTGGTAGCGACGGAACTGGAAAGTAAATCCGTGTTCAAGGACAAATACGATAAGAAACGTGCGTTGAAGAAGTTTACCATGCCGAATGTAAAAGAAGGCTCTATCGTAGAATACTCGTACACCATCACTTCCGACTTCCTGTTTAACCTGCAGCCCTGGGAGTTCCAATCGACGGATTACCCGATTTTGTGGAGCGAATACAAAGTGGGCATTCCTTCGTGGATAGATTACATCATGTTGCGCAAAGGATATGTAAAAGAACACATTCCTGATAAGCCCGAAACAAAGAGCCGCACGTACTCCTTCCGTTTCGAAGGTGGAGGCCACGCCGCTACGCAGACCTATAGTGACGTAGTGTCTGTCGTACACCACCGCTGGGTATATAAAGATGTACCAGCCCTGAAGCAGGAGGACTTTACCACTACGATCGATAACCACCTCGCGTCTGTCCGTTTTCAGCAGTCCGCCGTGCGTATTCCCGATCAACCCGTAAAGCCGGTACTGACCACGTGGGAAAAGTTGTACGAGAAGTATATGGAAGACGAAAACCTGGGAGCATTGCTAAAAGCCAATAACTATTTCCTGGACGACCAGGTAGCCAGCCTTACCAGGGGGGCAGATAGTAAAAAGGAAAAAGCCCGGCGTATTTACGAATTTGTACGCGACAACTATACCTGTACCAATCATAGCCGTGTAGGGATGGACAATTCCCTGAAAACGACGTTCTCAAAAAAGAACGGTAACGTCACAGAGATCAATATGCTGCTGATCGCCATGTTAAACAAGGCCGAAATTGACGCATATCCTATGATCCTCAGTACGCGGAATAACGGTGTCGCTTATTCGTTTTATCCCATTTTTGATATGTTCAACTACACCGTGTGTGCGGTAAACGACGGCGAAAAGTTCTATTACCTCGATGCGAGCCATCCGTATCTTGGCTTCGGCAGGCTGGACGCATCGTGTTATAACGGGCATGCACGCATCCTGAATCCACTGACAGTGGGTAAGGAGCTGAGTCCGGACTCGCTGCGCGAACGTAAGTTTACGACCGTGATGGTGAGCCCTGACGAGAACGGTGAGCTACGCGGTATCTGGAAACAAACGCCGACGTATTTCGAGTCCTGCGCCATGCGCGAGCGTATCAAAGAAAGCGGGGAAAGCAGCTACTTCAGTAATCTCTCGAAAAGCTACGCCGGTGAGGCTAAGCTGGCCAAGACAAAGATCGATCACCTCGCGGAAAAGGAATCTTCTTTGGGAATTGAATATGAGTTTCTTGCGCAGGAAGACTCAAAGGCAGATGTGCTTTACTTTAGCCCGATGTTTACCGAAGCCTATAAACACAATCCGTTCAAATCCACGGAGCGCACGTATCCCGTAGAAATGCCCTGCGCGATCGATGAGAGTTTCACCTTTGCGCTCATCGTGCCGGAAGGTTATGCCGCAGAGGAGTTGCCCAAGTCTGTAAAGGTGACTTACGGCGATAACGAAGGCCTGTTCGAATACCTGCTGGCCGATGCTGGCGGCACCTTGCAGATGCGCTGCCGTCTCAAACTGAACCGCGCTACTTTTGAGCCGGATGAGTACAATGACCTGCGCAGCTTCTTCGACATGATCGTGAAGAAACAAGCCGAGCAAATAGTTTTGAAAAAGAAAAAGTAA
- a CDS encoding DUF3857 domain-containing protein: MTRYLYSTLLLLLTVPALAADPDYNAALIPKALKENADVVKRMERITVKLDGLKDVVIVRTYALTIMNENGDDYANVFESYGQLGDVRGIHGALYDANGKQLRKLKSSEIKDLSGSDNSSLMTDTRYKHHNFYHRVYPYTIVYEIETKEKQTFFLPDWFPQSAPSYAVQQSLFEISVPEDYQLRWRAFGYPAQPLQKTEKGKKTYTWEVKDMPALESEPFSKEWHNRTTAVYLGPGEFQMDAYKGQMATWQDLGKFVYELNKGRDVLPDNIKAKVHELTDALADPKQKIASLYRYLQQNTRYISIQLGIGGWQTFDAAYVAGKGYGDCKALSNYMCALLKEAGIRSHYTLVKAGRGETEMIEDFPISQFNHIIVSVPLSQDTVWLECTSQTLPPGYLSGFTANRAVLLVDESGGKLVRTPKYGMEQNLRRSRLTATITDNGDAQMEVRTHATGQLQDDLHATIHSLSREKQLEELRDNINLPSYEIKNFGYKEFPGELPAIDEELNISAAAYASVTGKRMFITPNILSRSGVRIQEDTARRSEIFLPFSSRSVDTVLITIPEGYTPETSFQPVTVSNKFGKYTCSATVTGNRITYVRARETYDGVFPPSDLKTLRSFYEEMYKADRQRIVFVKQ; the protein is encoded by the coding sequence ATGACAAGATACCTGTATAGTACGCTGCTGTTGTTGTTGACGGTGCCTGCGCTGGCTGCTGATCCCGACTATAATGCGGCCTTGATACCGAAAGCACTGAAGGAGAATGCAGACGTGGTGAAACGAATGGAGCGCATCACCGTAAAGCTGGACGGACTGAAAGATGTAGTCATCGTACGCACTTACGCACTCACCATTATGAACGAGAATGGGGATGATTATGCCAATGTGTTTGAGAGTTACGGGCAGCTGGGCGACGTGCGTGGCATTCATGGTGCGTTATATGATGCGAACGGCAAACAGTTACGTAAGCTGAAATCCTCCGAAATAAAGGACCTGAGCGGGTCTGATAACAGTTCGCTGATGACGGATACGCGTTATAAACACCATAATTTTTATCATCGCGTATATCCTTACACGATAGTTTACGAAATCGAGACAAAGGAAAAGCAAACCTTTTTCCTGCCTGACTGGTTCCCACAATCAGCACCGTCATACGCAGTACAGCAAAGCCTTTTCGAGATAAGTGTGCCGGAGGACTACCAGCTGCGCTGGCGTGCATTCGGTTATCCCGCGCAGCCGCTGCAAAAAACAGAGAAGGGTAAGAAGACATACACCTGGGAAGTAAAAGATATGCCCGCGCTGGAAAGTGAACCATTCAGTAAGGAATGGCATAACCGCACCACCGCCGTATACCTTGGGCCGGGTGAGTTCCAGATGGACGCATACAAGGGCCAGATGGCTACCTGGCAGGATTTGGGCAAATTTGTGTATGAGCTGAATAAGGGACGAGATGTGCTGCCCGATAACATCAAAGCAAAAGTTCACGAACTGACCGATGCGCTGGCAGATCCGAAGCAGAAGATCGCTTCGCTCTACCGTTACCTGCAGCAGAACACCCGTTACATCAGCATTCAACTCGGTATCGGGGGATGGCAAACCTTTGATGCAGCGTACGTTGCAGGTAAAGGTTACGGGGATTGTAAGGCATTGAGTAATTACATGTGTGCCCTGCTGAAGGAAGCCGGCATCCGCTCACATTACACGCTGGTAAAGGCGGGGCGTGGCGAAACGGAGATGATAGAAGACTTTCCGATCAGCCAGTTCAATCATATTATCGTAAGTGTGCCCCTTTCACAAGATACCGTGTGGCTGGAGTGTACCAGCCAGACTTTGCCGCCGGGCTATTTGAGCGGCTTTACGGCGAATCGCGCTGTACTGCTCGTAGATGAAAGCGGCGGCAAGCTGGTACGCACGCCAAAATATGGCATGGAGCAAAACCTGCGTCGTAGCCGTCTTACCGCTACCATTACCGACAACGGCGATGCACAGATGGAAGTGCGTACGCATGCCACCGGCCAGTTGCAGGACGATCTGCACGCCACGATTCATTCCTTATCGCGCGAGAAGCAACTGGAAGAGCTGCGCGATAATATCAACCTGCCCAGTTACGAAATCAAAAATTTCGGTTATAAAGAGTTTCCCGGTGAGCTGCCAGCCATCGACGAAGAACTGAACATCTCCGCCGCCGCTTACGCTTCGGTGACCGGTAAACGGATGTTCATTACGCCCAATATACTGTCGCGCAGCGGCGTGCGCATCCAGGAAGATACGGCGCGCAGGTCCGAGATATTTCTTCCTTTCTCATCGCGGTCAGTGGATACGGTGTTGATCACGATCCCCGAAGGCTACACTCCGGAAACGAGCTTTCAGCCGGTGACGGTTTCGAACAAGTTCGGTAAGTATACGTGTAGTGCGACTGTGACAGGCAACCGCATCACTTACGTTCGCGCCAGGGAAACTTATGATGGGGTATTTCCACCATCTGACCTGAAAACGCTGCGTAGCTTTTATGAAGAGATGTATAAGGCAGACAGGCAGCGTATTGTTTTCGTAAAGCAATAA
- a CDS encoding NADP-dependent oxidoreductase has translation MSAKQIVLAARPKGLPDASTFRFENVEVKSPAEGEVRIKGLYYSVDPYMRGRMSDAKSYAAPFEVDQPIVGGIVAEVLESKAPGIAVGDLVTGRVPWATEVTVPATELSRIDPSIAPPSHFLGILGMPGLTAYFGLMDIGKPKAGETVLVSGAAGAVGTVVGQLAKQAGCRVVGIAGSDEKTELLKHEFGFDEAINYKTTPDITAAIAAACPDGVDVYFDNVGGEISDAAIMNLNFHSRIALCGQIAHYNATEVPMGPRLFPRLLTRKVLLKGFIVSDYIDRVQEGFAALAKGVKEGKLKYRETVVEGFDKLPEAFLSLFSGENKGKMIVKA, from the coding sequence ATGAGTGCAAAACAGATCGTATTAGCGGCACGCCCGAAAGGTTTGCCAGACGCATCCACCTTCCGGTTCGAAAACGTGGAAGTGAAGTCGCCCGCCGAGGGAGAAGTGAGGATAAAAGGCCTCTATTATTCAGTAGACCCTTACATGCGCGGCCGTATGAGCGATGCGAAATCTTACGCCGCACCTTTCGAGGTGGACCAGCCCATCGTTGGCGGTATTGTAGCCGAAGTACTGGAAAGTAAAGCGCCGGGCATCGCCGTGGGCGACCTTGTTACCGGCCGCGTGCCCTGGGCTACGGAAGTAACCGTGCCCGCTACAGAATTGTCAAGGATAGATCCTTCTATTGCCCCGCCTTCGCACTTCCTGGGTATACTGGGCATGCCAGGCCTTACGGCTTATTTCGGGTTGATGGATATCGGTAAACCAAAGGCGGGCGAAACCGTACTGGTATCCGGTGCCGCAGGTGCCGTGGGCACTGTGGTCGGACAACTCGCTAAGCAGGCAGGTTGCCGCGTAGTCGGCATCGCCGGTAGCGACGAAAAAACGGAGCTGCTGAAGCACGAGTTCGGGTTCGACGAAGCCATTAACTACAAAACCACCCCGGACATAACCGCCGCCATCGCTGCCGCCTGTCCGGACGGTGTAGACGTATACTTCGATAACGTCGGCGGAGAGATATCTGATGCCGCTATCATGAACCTCAACTTCCACTCCCGCATCGCCCTTTGCGGCCAGATCGCACATTACAATGCCACCGAAGTGCCGATGGGTCCGCGCCTGTTCCCCAGGCTGCTCACCCGCAAGGTGCTCCTGAAAGGCTTCATTGTCAGCGACTACATCGACCGCGTACAGGAAGGCTTCGCTGCTCTCGCCAAAGGTGTAAAGGAAGGCAAGCTGAAGTACCGGGAGACTGTCGTAGAGGGGTTCGACAAGCTGCCGGAAGCGTTCTTGAGCCTGTTTTCCGGGGAGAACAAAGGGAAAATGATCGTTAAAGCATAG
- a CDS encoding DUF937 domain-containing protein has translation MSFDLLQTVRSHFTGEYIAKVATQLAEPEAGIQKALAAGIPTILTGLLSKISAPGDATNIFGLVKDAAAHPAGNVTQGVSGNLIHKGEHLLQTFFGNRTEHVCNGLAEYAGIKKTSAHALLQTTAPLSLGEVGKYALDHRMSPLGFLAFLNNHKEEVLKAVPAGLNLPSLMGIGRLDNIGRKLSGIIASIGGGEHHEHPEMPAETSHRNLTWPALILLVLGLMIWWLLRGCGNTTNVQTPPRDTVITSQMETDAVKAVSDAQ, from the coding sequence ATGTCTTTTGACCTGCTTCAAACCGTTAGATCGCACTTTACAGGCGAGTATATTGCTAAAGTAGCCACCCAACTGGCCGAGCCGGAAGCTGGCATCCAGAAAGCACTGGCCGCCGGCATTCCTACCATCCTTACCGGCTTACTCAGCAAGATCAGCGCCCCCGGCGATGCCACCAATATTTTCGGACTGGTAAAAGACGCTGCTGCACACCCTGCGGGCAACGTTACCCAGGGCGTATCCGGCAACCTGATCCACAAAGGCGAACACCTGCTGCAAACCTTCTTCGGCAATCGTACCGAGCATGTTTGTAATGGCCTGGCGGAGTATGCGGGTATTAAAAAAACCTCCGCCCACGCACTGCTGCAAACTACCGCCCCGCTCTCGCTCGGCGAAGTGGGCAAATACGCCCTCGACCACCGCATGAGCCCCCTGGGCTTCCTGGCTTTCCTGAATAACCACAAGGAGGAAGTGCTGAAAGCCGTTCCCGCCGGACTTAACCTTCCTTCGCTAATGGGCATCGGCCGCCTGGATAATATCGGGCGTAAGTTATCCGGCATCATTGCCAGCATCGGCGGCGGCGAGCACCACGAACACCCCGAGATGCCCGCCGAAACCAGCCACCGCAACCTTACATGGCCTGCCCTGATCTTGCTCGTATTGGGCCTGATGATCTGGTGGCTCCTGCGCGGTTGCGGTAATACAACCAATGTGCAGACGCCTCCGCGGGATACGGTGATTACGTCACAAATGGAAACAGACGCGGTAAAGGCGGTTTCGGACGCTCAATAG
- the clpB gene encoding ATP-dependent chaperone ClpB, producing the protein MNLNNFTIKSQETLQRAQQLAFNHKNQSIETGHILKSLLDDEDNAIEYLLKKNDVNTGFLDNKLNEQLQRYPIASGEPGQMLSRDANNAILRAGSVIKEFKDEFVSVEHLLMGILSGSDDTGKLLKDAGLTEKGLKSAIAELRKGGTVNSQTADAQYNSLQKYAKNLNELAAAGKLDPVIGRDEEIRRTLHILSRRSKNNPILVGEPGVGKTAIAEGLAHRIVNGDVPDNLKSRIIFALDMGSLMAGAKYRGEFEERLKAVIKEVSESEGNIILFIDEIHTLVGAGAMEGAMDAANILKPALARGELRAVGATTLNEYQKYFEKDKALERRFQKVLIDEPSTEDAISILRGLKERYETHHHVRIKDDAIIAAVELSHRYITDRFLPDKAIDLIDESAAKLRLEMNSMPEELDELERRIRQLEIEREAIKREKDEDKLRELGEQIENLSEERNTFKAKWQQEKEVVDKIQQAKAAIEDLKHEAELAERNGEYGKVAEIRYGKIKEQEEVVEEQTAVLSAISDNQKRLLKEEVDAEDIAENVAKATGIPLARMMQSEKEKLLNLEEELHQRVVGQEEAISAVADAIRRSRAGLQDPKRPIGSFIFLGTTGVGKTELAKALAEYLFDDESMMTRIDMSEYQEKHSVSRLVGAPPGYVGYDEGGQLTEAVRRKPYSVVLLDEIEKAHPDTFNVLLQVLDDGHLTDNKGRTVNFKNTIIIMTSNMGGNIIQDNFEGVTEENKDEVVENTRDQVMELLKQTIRPEFLNRVDEVIMFQPLMKSEVRGIINIQLQQLKELVSKNGMILDFSDYAIDYLAEQGYDPQFGARPLKRLIQRQIVNLLSKKILAGDVEKSKPVLVDVFDGVVVIRNK; encoded by the coding sequence ATGAACCTGAATAATTTCACTATCAAATCACAGGAAACGCTGCAACGGGCGCAGCAACTTGCTTTCAATCACAAAAACCAGTCGATTGAAACAGGCCACATCCTGAAGTCGCTGTTAGACGATGAAGATAACGCTATAGAATATTTATTAAAGAAGAACGATGTAAACACGGGCTTCCTCGACAATAAACTGAACGAGCAACTGCAACGTTATCCGATCGCCAGCGGCGAGCCCGGACAAATGCTCAGTCGCGATGCGAACAACGCGATACTGCGCGCAGGTTCGGTAATTAAAGAGTTTAAGGATGAATTTGTGAGTGTCGAACACTTGCTGATGGGCATCCTGAGCGGCAGCGATGATACTGGCAAACTTTTGAAAGACGCGGGTTTAACCGAGAAAGGACTGAAGTCTGCCATCGCTGAACTGCGTAAAGGTGGTACGGTGAACTCGCAAACGGCCGATGCGCAATATAACTCGCTGCAAAAGTATGCGAAGAACCTGAATGAGCTGGCCGCCGCCGGTAAACTGGACCCGGTAATCGGCCGCGACGAAGAGATCCGCAGAACGCTGCATATCTTAAGCCGCCGTTCTAAGAACAACCCGATACTTGTAGGCGAACCTGGTGTAGGTAAAACCGCTATCGCAGAAGGTTTGGCGCATCGTATCGTCAACGGCGACGTGCCCGATAACCTCAAGTCCCGGATCATTTTTGCCCTGGATATGGGCTCGCTGATGGCGGGTGCCAAGTACCGCGGTGAGTTTGAAGAACGTTTGAAAGCGGTGATCAAAGAGGTGAGCGAAAGCGAAGGAAATATCATTCTCTTTATCGACGAGATACATACCCTCGTAGGTGCAGGTGCCATGGAAGGCGCGATGGACGCAGCCAATATCCTGAAACCGGCCCTTGCCCGCGGTGAACTGCGTGCGGTAGGTGCTACTACCTTAAACGAGTACCAGAAGTACTTTGAGAAAGATAAAGCGCTGGAACGCCGCTTCCAGAAGGTGCTGATCGACGAGCCCAGTACGGAAGACGCGATCTCTATCCTGCGCGGACTAAAGGAACGCTACGAAACGCATCACCATGTGCGTATCAAGGATGATGCGATCATTGCCGCAGTAGAGTTATCGCACCGTTACATTACCGATCGCTTTTTGCCCGATAAGGCCATTGACCTGATCGATGAAAGCGCGGCCAAACTGAGGCTGGAAATGAACTCCATGCCCGAAGAACTGGATGAGCTCGAACGCCGCATCCGCCAGCTCGAAATTGAGCGGGAAGCGATCAAGCGGGAGAAGGATGAAGATAAATTAAGGGAACTCGGCGAACAGATCGAGAACCTGAGCGAAGAAAGAAATACGTTCAAAGCCAAGTGGCAACAGGAAAAAGAAGTAGTAGATAAAATACAGCAGGCGAAAGCAGCGATAGAGGACCTGAAGCATGAAGCAGAGCTGGCAGAGAGAAATGGTGAGTATGGTAAGGTGGCGGAGATCCGTTACGGCAAGATCAAGGAGCAGGAAGAAGTAGTGGAAGAACAAACCGCCGTATTAAGCGCGATTTCCGATAACCAGAAGCGACTGCTGAAAGAGGAAGTAGATGCGGAAGATATTGCAGAAAATGTGGCGAAAGCAACCGGTATTCCGCTGGCGAGGATGATGCAAAGTGAAAAGGAAAAGCTGCTGAACCTGGAAGAGGAACTGCACCAGCGCGTGGTTGGACAAGAGGAAGCGATTAGTGCGGTCGCAGATGCGATACGCCGGAGCCGCGCCGGACTGCAGGACCCTAAACGACCTATAGGTTCCTTCATTTTCCTGGGTACCACGGGTGTAGGTAAAACCGAACTGGCAAAGGCTTTGGCCGAATACCTGTTCGATGACGAAAGTATGATGACCCGCATCGATATGAGTGAGTACCAGGAGAAACACTCCGTAAGCCGCCTGGTAGGCGCGCCTCCGGGCTATGTTGGGTACGATGAAGGTGGTCAGCTCACAGAAGCCGTTCGCCGCAAACCTTACTCCGTAGTACTGCTCGACGAAATCGAGAAAGCCCACCCGGATACGTTTAACGTACTGCTGCAGGTGCTGGATGATGGTCACCTTACCGATAACAAGGGCCGCACGGTGAACTTTAAGAACACCATCATCATTATGACCAGCAATATGGGCGGCAATATCATCCAGGATAACTTCGAGGGAGTAACTGAGGAGAACAAAGACGAAGTAGTGGAAAATACCCGCGACCAGGTGATGGAATTACTCAAACAAACCATTCGTCCGGAGTTCCTCAACAGGGTGGACGAAGTGATTATGTTCCAGCCACTGATGAAGAGTGAGGTGCGTGGTATAATTAACATACAATTACAGCAGCTGAAAGAGCTGGTTTCTAAAAATGGCATGATATTAGATTTCTCTGATTATGCCATTGATTACCTCGCTGAACAAGGCTATGATCCTCAGTTTGGCGCCCGTCCGCTGAAACGTTTGATACAGCGACAGATCGTAAACCTGCTGAGTAAAAAGATACTGGCAGGGGATGTGGAAAAGAGCAAACCAGTATTGGTAGATGTGTTCGACGGCGTGGTGGTAATCCGCAACAAATAA
- a CDS encoding nucleoside deaminase, which translates to MQIAVALSEKGMKNGDGGPFGCIVVKGDEIVGEGWNQVLLHSDPTAHAEVVAIRDACKRLNTFQLEGCEIYTSCEPCPMCLGAIYWARPARVYYANTKEDAANILFDDSDIYQQLNIPHAEKRIPLVALPDEQAIAVFKMWAEKQDRTLY; encoded by the coding sequence ATGCAGATAGCAGTAGCCTTATCCGAAAAAGGTATGAAGAACGGCGATGGCGGTCCGTTTGGCTGCATCGTGGTAAAAGGAGATGAGATCGTGGGAGAGGGGTGGAACCAGGTATTGCTGCACAGTGACCCCACCGCGCATGCCGAAGTGGTGGCCATTCGTGATGCCTGTAAACGGCTGAACACCTTTCAGCTGGAGGGTTGTGAGATCTATACTTCCTGCGAGCCTTGTCCCATGTGTTTAGGCGCCATTTACTGGGCGCGGCCGGCGCGGGTGTATTATGCCAATACCAAAGAAGATGCTGCAAACATATTATTCGATGATTCAGACATCTACCAGCAACTGAATATACCGCATGCGGAGAAACGTATTCCATTGGTAGCGCTGCCGGACGAGCAGGCGATAGCGGTATTTAAGATGTGGGCGGAAAAGCAGGACAGGACGTTATATTAG
- a CDS encoding anti-sigma factor family protein, which yields MNDNFRDIFVETSCVSQQELLDYLQGRLSDADRHRVEMHVADCPFCSDALEGLSAIPEKEKIPAVIRQMKWKVLQNLRRKNRRKRSKEFYTSLAVTTLIILFIVLACFFAYHFMVRR from the coding sequence ATGAACGATAATTTTCGCGACATATTTGTAGAGACGAGCTGCGTATCCCAGCAGGAGCTGCTGGACTACCTGCAGGGAAGGCTGTCTGACGCCGACAGGCACCGCGTGGAAATGCACGTGGCCGACTGCCCGTTTTGCAGCGACGCGCTGGAAGGATTGTCCGCCATCCCCGAGAAGGAAAAGATCCCCGCCGTCATCCGGCAAATGAAATGGAAAGTGTTGCAGAACCTGCGCCGTAAGAACCGTCGCAAACGCAGTAAAGAGTTTTATACGTCACTGGCCGTTACCACACTCATCATCCTCTTCATCGTACTGGCCTGCTTCTTTGCTTATCATTTTATGGTACGCCGGTAG